One genomic segment of Paraburkholderia caffeinilytica includes these proteins:
- a CDS encoding 2-hydroxyacid dehydrogenase: MKILFYMPHDDAAAWLHDFARALPEAELREWQTGDTEPADFAVVWRPPREMLAGRDDLRAIFNLGAGVDAILGLEHAQPGTLPRSAQLIRLEDTGMALQMAEYVTHAVLRYLRRFDEYQTLQSERRWEVLDPHPRETFTVGVLGLGVLGAHVAQAVAAFGMPVRGYSRSARQIDGIATFAGVAQFDAFLDGVKVLVNLLPHTPDTGDVLNQRTFSKLAKGAYLINVARGGHLVEQDLLDALASGQLAAATLDVFREEPLPPDHPFWREPRITITPHMSALTLREESVAQVARKMAALMRGETVSGVVDIKRGY; this comes from the coding sequence ATGAAAATCCTCTTCTACATGCCGCATGACGACGCCGCCGCGTGGCTTCACGACTTCGCCCGCGCGCTGCCGGAAGCCGAACTGCGCGAATGGCAGACGGGCGACACCGAACCCGCTGATTTCGCGGTCGTGTGGCGCCCGCCGCGTGAGATGCTGGCCGGCCGCGACGATCTGCGCGCGATCTTCAATCTCGGCGCGGGCGTCGATGCGATCCTCGGACTCGAACACGCACAACCCGGTACGTTGCCGCGCAGCGCCCAGTTGATCCGGCTCGAAGACACCGGCATGGCCCTGCAAATGGCCGAGTATGTAACGCATGCGGTGCTGCGCTACCTGCGCCGTTTCGACGAATATCAGACGCTGCAGAGCGAGCGCCGCTGGGAAGTGCTCGATCCGCATCCACGTGAGACCTTCACGGTCGGCGTGCTCGGCCTCGGCGTACTCGGTGCGCACGTCGCGCAAGCAGTCGCGGCGTTCGGCATGCCGGTGCGCGGGTATAGCCGCAGTGCGCGGCAAATCGACGGCATCGCGACCTTCGCAGGCGTTGCGCAGTTCGATGCGTTTCTCGACGGCGTGAAAGTGTTGGTGAATCTGCTGCCGCATACGCCGGATACCGGCGATGTGCTGAACCAGCGGACCTTTTCGAAGCTCGCGAAGGGTGCATATCTGATCAACGTCGCACGCGGCGGGCATCTGGTCGAACAGGATCTGCTCGACGCGCTCGCAAGCGGCCAGCTCGCCGCCGCGACGCTGGACGTGTTCCGCGAAGAACCGTTGCCGCCCGATCATCCGTTCTGGCGGGAGCCGCGCATTACGATCACGCCCCACATGTCCGCGCTCACGCTGCGCGAAGAGAGCGTCGCACAGGTCGCACGGAAAATGGCGGCGCTAATGCGCGGTGAAACGGTGAGCGGCGTGGTCGATATTAAGCGTGGATACTGA